The Chromatiales bacterium 21-64-14 genome contains a region encoding:
- a CDS encoding XRE family transcriptional regulator, with amino-acid sequence MIRCHLSRFMGEHKMKIMDVARETGLNRNTITLLYKETARRVDLDAVEKLCRLFDCEVGELFERIDEHRR; translated from the coding sequence ATGATCCGCTGCCACCTCTCCCGTTTCATGGGCGAGCATAAGATGAAAATTATGGATGTCGCCCGCGAGACGGGGCTCAATCGCAATACGATCACCTTGCTCTACAAGGAGACCGCCCGGCGGGTCGATCTGGACGCCGTCGAGAAGCTTTGTCGGCTGTTCGACTGCGAGGTGGGGGAACTGTTCGAGCGGATCGACGAGCACCGCCGCTAA